A single region of the Musa acuminata AAA Group cultivar baxijiao chromosome BXJ1-11, Cavendish_Baxijiao_AAA, whole genome shotgun sequence genome encodes:
- the LOC135597357 gene encoding small ribosomal subunit protein eS27y-like — protein sequence MVLPNDIDLLNPPAELEKKRHKLKRLVQSPNSFFMDVKCQGCFNITTVFSHSQTVVVCGNCQTVLCQPTGGRARLTEGCSFRRKGD from the exons ATG GTGCTTCCGAACGACATCGATCTGTTGAACCCGCCGGCTGAGCTCGAGAAAAAGAGGCACAAGCTTAAGCGTCTCGTGCAGTCGCCCAATTCCTTCTTCATG GATGTGAAGTGCCAAGGCTGCTTCAACAT CACTACGGTGTTCAGCCACTCGCAGACCGTGGTGGTCTGCGGAAACTGCCAGACGGTTCTCTGTCAGCCGACCGGAGGCCGTGCGAGGCTCACCGAGGGATGCTCGTTCAGGCGCAAGGGAGATTGA